One Bacillus sp. FJAT-52991 genomic region harbors:
- a CDS encoding DUF456 domain-containing protein codes for MTIAIWIGIVLLFVTSFVGLIFPIIPSVLVLWGGFLLYYFGISNDELSIVFWLAMGLFTALIFVADMLANNYFVKKYGGSKWGEWVAAIAVIVGSFIMPPFGILIVPFVAVLITELIILKDVKKAFTVGYATFVGFLSGTLAKVLIQAIMIGWFIVEVIL; via the coding sequence ATGACTATCGCTATTTGGATTGGCATTGTCCTATTATTTGTCACTAGTTTCGTTGGGCTGATTTTTCCGATCATTCCTTCCGTCTTAGTTCTATGGGGCGGATTTCTTCTCTATTATTTTGGGATTAGTAATGATGAATTGTCCATTGTTTTTTGGTTAGCCATGGGGCTATTTACGGCGTTAATATTTGTGGCAGATATGCTTGCTAACAATTATTTTGTCAAGAAATACGGGGGATCAAAATGGGGAGAATGGGTGGCCGCTATTGCCGTCATCGTAGGGTCCTTTATCATGCCGCCTTTTGGTATTCTGATCGTTCCATTTGTAGCTGTGCTTATCACTGAGCTGATCATTTTAAAAGATGTCAAAAAAGCATTCACTGTCGGGTATGCGACGTTTGTCGGCTTTTTAAGCGGCACCCTTGCAAAAGTATTAATTCAAGCGATTATGATCGGTTGGTTTATTGTTGAAGTGATCCTTTAA
- a CDS encoding helix-turn-helix transcriptional regulator: MSKELSYTIEEVAQLLKVSKLTIYDLVKKGELPVFRVGRQMRMQANDLEMYINKQKTTASPSSEMDLPRPQTKDTATIVISGQDLVLDILGKHIEKNSHYKALRSNTGSFNSLISMYNGECDIVSLHMFDGDTGEYNFPYVKKILVSHPYILLNLVSRKAGFYVPKGNPLNITSWTDLNQEHVTIMNREKGSGARILLDEQLRIHQISPSEIRGYEREETNHLGVASAVSAGVADVGVGIEKTAKIVDVDFVPLITERYDIVILKTPENKQLIDKAKDILTSTSFHSEIHSLGDYDYSQTGSIVYETF; the protein is encoded by the coding sequence ATGTCAAAAGAGCTTTCCTATACGATTGAGGAAGTCGCACAGTTATTAAAGGTATCAAAACTTACTATATATGATCTTGTAAAAAAAGGGGAATTACCTGTGTTCCGTGTGGGCAGACAAATGCGAATGCAGGCTAACGATTTGGAGATGTACATCAACAAACAGAAAACTACGGCATCTCCAAGCTCTGAGATGGATCTTCCTAGACCGCAAACAAAGGACACCGCAACGATTGTCATTAGTGGACAAGATCTTGTTCTTGACATACTTGGCAAACATATTGAAAAAAACTCTCATTATAAAGCGCTGCGTTCTAATACCGGAAGCTTTAATAGCTTGATCTCTATGTACAATGGAGAATGTGATATCGTTAGTTTACATATGTTTGATGGGGATACAGGTGAATACAATTTTCCTTATGTAAAAAAGATATTAGTTAGTCACCCTTATATTTTATTAAACTTGGTCTCGAGAAAAGCTGGCTTTTATGTTCCAAAGGGGAACCCTTTAAACATCACGTCTTGGACCGATTTGAATCAAGAACATGTGACGATCATGAATCGAGAAAAAGGATCAGGAGCAAGAATTCTTCTCGATGAACAGCTTCGCATCCATCAAATCTCTCCTTCAGAAATTAGAGGGTATGAAAGAGAAGAAACGAATCATCTCGGTGTCGCTTCTGCGGTTTCTGCAGGCGTAGCTGATGTAGGAGTAGGCATTGAAAAAACGGCAAAAATCGTCGACGTCGATTTTGTTCCGTTAATTACTGAACGATACGATATCGTCATCTTAAAAACACCAGAAAACAAACAACTGATCGACAAAGCAAAGGATATCCTAACATCTACATCTTTTCATTCAGAAATCCACTCACTAGGAGATTATGACTACTCACAAACAGGCTCTATCGTTTATGAGACGTTTTAA
- the modA gene encoding molybdate ABC transporter substrate-binding protein, with protein sequence MKKFYGLIILMMLMFGIASGCSSQEENKNKEEGKQEQVELTISAAVSLQEALNEIKASYEKEHPNVKIVYNFGSSGALQQQISQGAPVDLFFSAAEDKFDQLVAEGKIEKEKGTDLLANELVLVVPKDADKGIQTFEDLKKAEKLSIGTPESVPAGQYAKEALENLQVWKDVEQNIVYAKDVRQVLTYVETGNVDAGIVYKTDAMVSTKVDVAATAKEELHTPIIYPVGIIKDSSHQEEAQQFYEYLQDPTSMETFKKYGFKGVN encoded by the coding sequence ATGAAAAAATTTTATGGTCTCATCATTTTAATGATGCTGATGTTTGGCATCGCATCCGGATGTTCTTCTCAGGAAGAAAATAAAAATAAAGAAGAAGGAAAGCAAGAGCAGGTAGAATTAACAATTTCTGCAGCTGTTAGTTTACAAGAGGCATTAAATGAGATTAAGGCCTCTTATGAAAAGGAACATCCTAATGTAAAGATTGTTTACAATTTTGGGAGTTCAGGTGCACTGCAGCAACAAATTTCTCAAGGTGCACCGGTTGACCTCTTTTTCTCCGCAGCGGAGGATAAATTTGATCAATTAGTGGCAGAAGGAAAGATTGAGAAGGAGAAGGGAACGGACCTTCTTGCCAATGAATTAGTATTAGTTGTTCCAAAAGATGCGGATAAAGGCATTCAAACATTTGAAGATCTGAAGAAAGCGGAGAAGCTGTCTATTGGTACACCAGAATCAGTACCTGCTGGACAATATGCCAAGGAAGCTTTAGAAAACTTACAAGTGTGGAAAGACGTTGAACAGAACATCGTTTACGCCAAAGATGTTCGCCAAGTGCTTACATATGTAGAAACGGGCAATGTGGATGCAGGAATAGTGTATAAAACCGACGCGATGGTTTCAACGAAAGTAGATGTCGCAGCCACAGCTAAAGAAGAACTGCATACACCGATCATTTATCCGGTAGGAATCATTAAAGACAGTTCTCATCAAGAGGAAGCCCAACAATTCTATGAGTATCTTCAAGATCCAACATCAATGGAGACGTTTAAAAAGTATGGTTTTAAAGGAGTAAATTAA
- the modB gene encoding molybdate ABC transporter permease subunit, producing MAADFWSPVKLSIEIALVSGFIVLVAGTLLGRIMANRSFKGKVVFETILLLPLVLPPTVVGFLLIVLFGKNSVIGQAIEWFFHQPVMFTWWAAVIASTVVAFPLMYQSAKTGFEAIDHNIEDAARVDGANEWEIFWFISIPLSLKAIISGGILSFTRALGEFGATLMFAGNLPGKTQTTPLAIYIAIDSGNMEMAWMWVVCMISLSFLLLLCVHLMKS from the coding sequence ATGGCAGCCGATTTTTGGTCACCGGTCAAGCTCTCCATTGAAATTGCATTGGTCTCCGGCTTCATTGTTTTAGTGGCAGGGACATTATTGGGGAGAATTATGGCCAATCGGTCATTTAAAGGGAAAGTGGTCTTTGAAACCATTTTGCTATTGCCTTTAGTTCTGCCACCTACTGTCGTCGGCTTTTTGTTAATTGTTTTGTTCGGAAAAAATAGTGTGATCGGACAAGCCATCGAGTGGTTCTTTCACCAACCCGTGATGTTTACCTGGTGGGCGGCTGTCATTGCTTCGACTGTCGTTGCCTTTCCGTTAATGTATCAATCGGCTAAAACAGGATTTGAAGCGATTGATCATAATATAGAAGATGCGGCTCGTGTAGATGGGGCTAATGAGTGGGAAATTTTTTGGTTTATTTCGATTCCACTATCCCTAAAAGCCATCATCTCAGGCGGGATCTTAAGTTTTACTAGAGCGTTGGGGGAATTTGGAGCGACTTTAATGTTTGCTGGGAATCTCCCGGGGAAAACTCAAACAACCCCCCTAGCCATTTACATTGCCATTGATTCTGGGAATATGGAAATGGCTTGGATGTGGGTGGTTTGTATGATTAGCCTTTCGTTTTTGTTATTGCTTTGTGTGCATTTAATGAAATCATGA
- a CDS encoding MerR family transcriptional regulator: protein MRVKEVADLVGISVRTLHHYDEIGLLVPDEITEAGYRLYSNDNLETLQQILFFRELDFPLKNIKEMINNPSFDREEALQLHRKMLLEKRRRIDRMLGTIDQTIQHMKGEIDMSNKEKFAGFDFSDNPYEQEARERWGDQAVEQSKEKIGKMTKDEQKEMENEWDTIYKKLAVLRQHSPASKEAQEAIKEWYDFLNIMGHYSLEAFKGLGQMYVDDERFTKNIDKYGEGLAKFMRDAMAFYADHNK, encoded by the coding sequence ATGAGAGTCAAAGAAGTCGCAGATTTAGTTGGCATTAGTGTGCGTACACTTCATCATTATGATGAAATTGGGTTATTAGTTCCTGATGAGATAACAGAAGCAGGTTATCGCCTGTATTCCAACGATAATCTAGAGACCTTGCAGCAAATATTATTTTTCAGAGAGCTAGACTTCCCTTTAAAGAACATTAAGGAAATGATTAACAATCCTTCATTTGATCGGGAAGAGGCTTTGCAGCTACATCGAAAAATGCTGCTTGAGAAACGGCGGAGAATAGATCGAATGCTTGGAACGATTGATCAAACGATTCAACATATGAAAGGGGAAATTGACATGTCAAACAAAGAAAAATTTGCAGGATTTGATTTTAGCGATAATCCATACGAACAAGAAGCACGAGAACGTTGGGGGGATCAAGCGGTTGAACAATCTAAAGAGAAAATAGGAAAAATGACAAAGGATGAACAAAAGGAAATGGAAAATGAGTGGGATACGATCTATAAAAAGCTTGCGGTTCTTCGTCAACACTCTCCAGCATCTAAGGAAGCACAAGAAGCGATTAAAGAATGGTATGACTTTTTGAATATAATGGGTCACTACTCGCTTGAAGCCTTTAAAGGATTAGGGCAAATGTACGTGGATGATGAGCGATTTACGAAGAATATTGACAAGTATGGTGAGGGTTTAGCTAAATTTATGCGTGACGCCATGGCTTTTTATGCCGATCATAATAAATAA
- a CDS encoding Lsa family ABC-F type ribosomal protection protein, with translation MSMIKVQDLTFSYPGSFDNIFEGVNFQIDTDWKLGFIGRNGRGKTTFFNLLLGNYEYSGKIISSVEFNYFPYPVSDKNKYTHEIFEEICPQAEDWEFLREISYLNVDAEVMYRPFKTLSNGEQTKVLLAALFLTEGQFLLIDEPTNHLDTDARKTVSDYLRKKKGFILISHDRTFLDGCVDHILSINRANIEVQSGNYSSWKLNFDRQQEHEEATNQRLQKDIGRLKQSSKRSAGWSNQVEASKNGTTNSGSKLDKGFVGHKAAKMMKRAKNLDSRQQKAIEEKSKLLKNVEKTESLKLEPLEFHSNELIVLADVSVKYDDQIVNKPISFKVEQGDRIVLDGKNGSGKSSILKLILGNPIQHTGSINLGSGLIISYVQQDTSHLKGRLSDFIEEHEIDETLFKSILRKMDFDRIQFEKDISHYSGGQKKKLLIAKSLCEKAHLYIWDEPLNFIDIYSRIQIEELIQRFNPTMVIVEHDQTFQQTVATKTISI, from the coding sequence ATGTCAATGATAAAAGTTCAAGACTTAACTTTTTCATACCCAGGTAGCTTTGATAATATTTTTGAAGGTGTAAACTTTCAAATAGATACAGATTGGAAACTAGGGTTTATTGGTAGAAACGGACGAGGTAAAACAACATTCTTTAATTTATTATTAGGGAATTATGAGTATAGTGGGAAAATCATTTCTTCTGTAGAATTTAATTATTTCCCTTACCCAGTTTCGGATAAAAACAAGTATACTCATGAAATTTTTGAAGAAATTTGCCCCCAAGCAGAAGATTGGGAATTTCTTCGTGAAATATCCTATCTAAATGTTGATGCCGAGGTCATGTATCGACCATTTAAAACATTATCAAATGGAGAACAAACAAAGGTGTTGCTTGCTGCACTTTTTTTGACTGAGGGTCAATTTCTTTTAATTGATGAGCCAACCAATCATCTAGACACTGATGCACGAAAGACGGTCTCTGATTATCTAAGGAAGAAAAAAGGGTTTATTTTAATTTCACATGACAGAACCTTTTTAGATGGATGCGTTGACCATATCTTATCTATAAATAGAGCAAATATTGAAGTTCAAAGTGGTAACTATTCTTCTTGGAAGTTAAATTTTGATAGACAGCAGGAACACGAAGAGGCAACAAATCAGCGTCTACAAAAAGACATAGGGAGATTAAAACAGTCTTCAAAGCGTTCAGCAGGTTGGTCTAATCAAGTGGAAGCTTCCAAAAATGGGACAACGAATTCTGGATCTAAGTTGGATAAGGGTTTTGTAGGACATAAAGCGGCAAAGATGATGAAGAGAGCAAAGAACCTTGACTCAAGGCAACAAAAAGCTATTGAGGAGAAGTCAAAACTACTAAAAAATGTAGAAAAAACTGAATCATTAAAATTAGAACCATTGGAATTTCATTCAAATGAATTGATTGTTTTGGCTGATGTGTCTGTTAAGTACGATGACCAAATAGTGAATAAGCCAATTAGCTTTAAAGTTGAACAAGGTGACCGAATTGTACTTGATGGAAAGAATGGAAGCGGGAAAAGTAGTATCCTAAAACTAATTCTAGGAAATCCGATACAGCATACAGGCTCAATAAATTTAGGTTCAGGCCTCATTATTTCCTATGTCCAACAAGATACTTCTCATTTGAAGGGACGGTTATCGGACTTTATTGAAGAGCATGAGATTGATGAAACGTTATTTAAATCCATCCTACGTAAGATGGATTTTGACCGAATTCAATTTGAGAAAGATATATCTCATTATTCTGGTGGACAAAAGAAAAAGCTGCTTATAGCCAAAAGTTTATGTGAAAAAGCTCATTTATATATTTGGGATGAACCGTTAAATTTTATTGATATTTATTCGCGCATACAGATTGAAGAGCTTATTCAAAGATTTAACCCCACAATGGTTATTGTTGAGCATGATCAGACATTTCAACAAACAGTTGCAACAAAAACTATATCTATATAG
- a CDS encoding TetR/AcrR family transcriptional regulator has protein sequence MARPNIINKQVLIDAAKVCLVEKGIEKFTLKAVAEEAGVTQGTVYYHFRTKEQLLLDVVKDICDRSWNDIAQQQDHKDMIKHALESAKSRCSNDAFFHQLFFTLTVAGFKNEKIREQLAEILQAENQALSQSLSKVWQHSPIDGVSLETWGIFFNALVDGLAIQNLMLENFQVETFFEELEQLFIGLSQLSNNKTS, from the coding sequence GTGGCTAGACCCAATATTATTAATAAGCAAGTGTTAATCGATGCGGCTAAAGTGTGCTTAGTTGAAAAGGGGATTGAAAAATTCACTTTAAAAGCTGTTGCAGAAGAAGCTGGAGTGACACAAGGAACAGTTTATTACCATTTTCGTACAAAAGAACAACTACTGCTAGATGTAGTAAAAGACATTTGTGATCGTTCTTGGAATGATATCGCACAGCAGCAAGACCATAAAGATATGATCAAACATGCTTTAGAGTCAGCAAAAAGCCGCTGTTCGAATGATGCATTTTTCCATCAATTATTCTTCACGTTAACCGTTGCAGGATTTAAAAATGAAAAGATTAGAGAACAACTGGCTGAGATTTTGCAAGCAGAGAATCAGGCTTTGTCTCAAAGTTTATCCAAAGTGTGGCAACATTCGCCCATTGACGGGGTGTCACTTGAGACGTGGGGGATATTTTTTAATGCATTGGTAGATGGGTTAGCAATCCAAAATTTGATGTTAGAAAATTTTCAAGTTGAAACATTTTTTGAAGAGTTGGAGCAATTGTTTATAGGATTAAGTCAGCTATCTAACAATAAAACATCATAG
- a CDS encoding DUF5367 domain-containing protein has protein sequence MRFFLFWGFLVWLGASLFFRFLGQIFFVTDPIILMIISYILVIPCIFLVTLPIYRWKKVQGKERLLAAICIALPGMLIDSLVLVYFDHVFVNLPVYTDRYFASWLLWAYSFILMTGIIKNNQVGVRV, from the coding sequence ATGCGATTTTTCTTATTTTGGGGATTTCTTGTTTGGTTAGGGGCTAGTTTATTTTTTCGATTTTTAGGACAAATTTTTTTCGTTACGGATCCTATCATTTTGATGATCATTTCGTATATTTTGGTGATTCCATGCATTTTCCTTGTCACATTGCCAATTTATCGTTGGAAAAAAGTACAGGGGAAAGAGCGATTGTTGGCCGCTATTTGCATTGCACTCCCTGGAATGCTTATTGACTCTCTAGTTTTAGTCTATTTTGATCATGTGTTTGTGAATTTACCTGTTTATACGGATCGTTATTTTGCTTCTTGGCTATTGTGGGCCTACTCTTTTATTTTGATGACTGGAATCATAAAAAATAATCAGGTGGGAGTCCGCGTCTAG
- a CDS encoding fatty acid desaturase, whose product MTIQQQKQLRKQIAPFEKSSTKDSVRQLFNTIVPFILTWILAYQSLEISYFLTLAFATIGAFLMTRVFIIFHDCTHNSFFKNRKANQIVGTITGILTFFPFYQWQHSHSVHHATSGNLDKRGTGDIWMLTVDEYLEAPLWRRIAYRLYRSPLVMFGVGPTYVFLITNRFNRKGARKKEKLNTYLTNVAIVSIIALLCWTIGWKAFLLVEAPIFLIAGAVGVWLFYVQHTFEDSYFEEDKHWDYVKAAVEGSSFYKLPKPLQWLTGNIGFHHVHHLSPRIPNYKLEAAHSQTEPLQNVPTVTLATSLTSLKFRLWDDKNDQFIGFKELKQYAKNRNKKQVYMSVPVKQK is encoded by the coding sequence ATGACGATTCAACAACAAAAACAATTAAGGAAACAAATAGCTCCGTTTGAAAAGTCGAGTACAAAAGATAGTGTACGACAATTGTTCAACACGATCGTTCCTTTTATTCTCACATGGATTTTGGCTTACCAAAGTCTTGAGATTTCATATTTTCTTACGTTAGCTTTTGCGACAATTGGTGCTTTTTTGATGACAAGGGTTTTTATCATTTTTCATGATTGTACTCACAATTCCTTTTTCAAAAATCGGAAAGCGAATCAAATTGTTGGTACGATTACCGGCATATTGACCTTTTTCCCATTTTACCAATGGCAACATAGTCACTCGGTCCACCACGCAACGAGCGGTAATTTAGATAAGCGCGGAACGGGAGACATTTGGATGTTAACGGTGGATGAATATTTAGAAGCTCCACTATGGCGTCGTATTGCGTATCGTTTGTATCGCAGCCCACTTGTGATGTTTGGGGTTGGGCCGACTTATGTATTTTTGATTACGAATCGTTTTAACAGAAAAGGTGCTAGGAAGAAAGAAAAACTAAATACGTATTTAACGAATGTAGCAATCGTTTCAATTATCGCTCTTCTTTGCTGGACAATAGGTTGGAAAGCCTTCCTTTTAGTTGAAGCGCCGATCTTTTTAATTGCAGGAGCTGTAGGTGTATGGTTGTTTTATGTACAACATACGTTTGAGGATTCTTACTTTGAAGAAGATAAGCATTGGGATTATGTGAAAGCGGCAGTAGAGGGAAGTTCTTTCTACAAGCTTCCAAAACCGCTACAATGGTTGACAGGAAATATCGGATTCCATCATGTTCATCATTTAAGCCCAAGAATTCCGAACTATAAGCTTGAAGCTGCTCATAGCCAAACGGAACCTTTACAAAACGTCCCAACGGTTACGCTAGCGACAAGTTTAACATCGTTGAAATTCCGTTTATGGGATGACAAAAATGATCAATTTATCGGTTTTAAAGAATTAAAACAATATGCTAAGAATCGGAATAAGAAACAGGTGTATATGTCTGTTCCTGTTAAACAAAAATAA
- a CDS encoding sensor histidine kinase: MFKRLKIFQKGSGTSPYIWSILSFLPFYFIFQSSSTVEMIVGIILTVLFFVSLRFAFISNNWPVYLWSFALITISTTMTILFQFVYFAFYIAYYNGHIKKRGAFITLYVIHLVATTISINYNIVLKDELFLSQLPFIIIIWISVILLPFNIYNKKKQEELEVKLKDANDRISELVKQEERQRIARDLHDTLGQKLSLIGLKSDLAQKLVFKNPEQARSEMTDVQQTARTALKEVRKMVSSMRGTRLSEEIILVKQILKAAQIELISEPELKLTNVSLFLENILSMCMKEAVTNIVKHSHASTCHIRVEQTADDVRLFIQDDGVGFEEETSLGKGSGLLGMRERLEFVNGTLEVVNDHGTTLIMKIPNHIRQREKEELK, encoded by the coding sequence ATGTTTAAACGATTGAAGATTTTTCAAAAAGGATCTGGAACGTCCCCTTATATATGGAGTATTTTGAGCTTTCTTCCTTTTTATTTTATTTTTCAATCTTCTTCGACGGTTGAAATGATTGTTGGGATTATCTTAACGGTTTTGTTTTTTGTATCTTTACGGTTCGCTTTTATTTCTAACAATTGGCCTGTCTATTTATGGTCGTTTGCTCTGATTACGATATCGACCACGATGACCATTTTGTTTCAATTTGTGTATTTTGCTTTTTATATTGCTTATTATAACGGGCATATCAAAAAACGTGGGGCCTTTATCACGTTATATGTCATTCATCTCGTGGCTACGACGATTTCTATTAACTATAATATCGTTTTGAAAGATGAATTATTTTTATCTCAGTTGCCGTTTATTATCATTATTTGGATTAGTGTGATCCTCCTTCCATTTAATATTTATAATAAGAAAAAGCAAGAAGAGCTTGAAGTGAAATTGAAGGATGCTAATGATCGAATTTCAGAACTGGTCAAACAAGAAGAGCGGCAAAGAATTGCCCGAGATTTGCATGATACATTAGGACAAAAGCTTTCGTTAATTGGATTGAAGAGTGACTTAGCTCAAAAATTAGTATTTAAGAATCCTGAGCAAGCTCGCAGTGAAATGACAGATGTTCAACAAACGGCTCGAACCGCGTTAAAAGAGGTGAGAAAAATGGTCTCATCGATGCGCGGCACGCGCTTATCAGAGGAAATAATTCTGGTGAAACAGATTTTAAAGGCCGCTCAAATTGAATTAATCAGTGAACCCGAATTGAAATTAACAAATGTGTCTTTGTTTTTAGAAAATATATTAAGTATGTGTATGAAAGAAGCGGTCACCAATATTGTAAAGCACAGTCATGCCTCTACTTGTCACATTCGAGTGGAACAAACGGCGGATGATGTTCGCTTATTCATTCAAGATGATGGAGTTGGCTTTGAAGAAGAAACTAGTCTTGGGAAAGGCAGTGGATTGTTAGGGATGAGAGAGCGTCTAGAGTTTGTGAATGGGACATTAGAAGTCGTAAATGATCATGGAACCACGTTGATCATGAAGATCCCCAACCACATTAGGCAGCGGGAGAAGGAGGAACTTAAATGA
- a CDS encoding response regulator transcription factor, producing the protein MIRIVIAEDQRMLLGALGSLLNLEEDMEVIGQAANGEEAITLVQQLKPDVCIMDIEMPGKSGLEAAEELKGLGCKVIILTTFARTGYFQRALKAKVSGYLLKDSPSEELASSIRSIMAGSRIYAPELMDDFYSEENPLTEREKDVLALVADGKSTKEIATDLHITTGTVRNYISTIFDKLEVKNRIEAISQSKKKGWFK; encoded by the coding sequence ATGATTCGAATAGTGATTGCTGAAGATCAGCGGATGCTGTTAGGGGCCTTAGGTTCCTTGCTCAATTTAGAAGAAGACATGGAAGTGATTGGACAAGCAGCTAATGGGGAAGAAGCGATCACTCTTGTTCAACAATTAAAGCCGGATGTATGTATTATGGACATCGAAATGCCAGGAAAAAGTGGACTAGAGGCAGCAGAAGAGCTAAAAGGTCTAGGCTGCAAAGTGATTATTTTAACGACGTTTGCTCGAACGGGCTATTTTCAACGAGCGTTAAAAGCAAAGGTGAGCGGCTATTTATTGAAGGATAGTCCAAGCGAAGAGTTAGCTAGCTCGATTCGAAGCATTATGGCGGGCAGTCGAATATATGCACCAGAACTAATGGATGATTTTTATAGTGAAGAGAACCCTTTAACAGAGAGAGAGAAGGATGTCTTAGCTCTTGTGGCTGATGGGAAAAGTACAAAAGAAATTGCTACCGATCTTCATATTACGACAGGAACTGTGCGGAATTATATTTCCACCATTTTCGATAAGCTAGAAGTGAAAAATCGAATTGAAGCGATCTCCCAATCGAAGAAGAAGGGCTGGTTTAAATGA
- a CDS encoding small acid-soluble spore protein P, whose translation MTKSASKSEKTEATQPQPLSGSHKVKNKNHSRQKKHSSHDM comes from the coding sequence ATGACGAAAAGTGCCTCAAAATCAGAGAAAACAGAAGCTACTCAACCTCAACCATTAAGTGGCTCCCACAAAGTGAAAAACAAAAATCATTCTCGACAGAAGAAGCATAGTAGCCACGATATGTAG
- a CDS encoding DUF3813 domain-containing protein, whose amino-acid sequence MGQKLFREAKRFVNQALTDSTEENIAIAKNSLVSAFANSTLAQQEHLSQMQEELRQVEHDGHQTM is encoded by the coding sequence ATGGGGCAAAAGCTCTTCCGAGAAGCTAAGCGATTTGTTAATCAAGCACTGACTGATTCAACGGAAGAAAATATCGCTATTGCGAAAAACAGTCTCGTCTCAGCCTTTGCGAATTCCACATTAGCCCAGCAAGAACATTTAAGTCAAATGCAAGAAGAATTAAGACAAGTTGAACATGACGGTCACCAAACCATGTAA